The following DNA comes from Enterobacter sp. SA187.
TGTATATTGGCGTCGCATTATATAAAGTGGGTGAAGCGTCGAAAAATGAACCCGACTGGACAATTAACGGCGGTGTGCCGGAGCTGAAAAAACAGATCGATTTGAACGAGTCTGTGCCGAATATCAACGGCACTATTCTGTTCAGGGAAGACTATCTTAATCAGCCCCAGACCCGGGAGGCGGTCAGCTATTTGCGTGGCCGCTGGGGAAAATAACGCTTACTTACCGTGAAATACGATGGTGAAACCCTGTTCGTGCCAGTGCTCAAACTGTTCCTGCTGGCGGCGCGTCAGGGTTTTACCTGTCCAGATAAAAATATGCTGCCCCGGGAAGAGTTCCGGACGCGGCAGATCCAGCGGTTCGGCGAGCACGTCAATATGCCAGCCTCGCTGCGAAAGACGCCAGGCTTCCAGCCACAGCCGGGTACGGTCGTCAGTATCCCAGCCAATCAGGAGCGCCTCTTTACCTGGTTTTAAACGTGCCTGCGCGACACAGCTCACGGCGTATTCAATCAGCGCGCCATCCAGCAGGCTGCTCATCGCGCGGGCAGTATTTTGATCGAGATTTAAACGCTGACGCACCGGGGTATAAACATGATCGATTAAGGCATCGACCGGGTGCTCACGCCCTGCTTCATTGATTTTGGCGCGTAAGTTCGCAGGATTCACGCGGCGCAGCACGGCCATCATCTCTTCCTGCTGTAATGACCAGCCGTCGTCCACCGCCACTTCTTTTGCTTCCAGCAATGCCTTCACCTTTCCGACCGGTACGCCGCTTTTGATCCAACGCTTAATATCTTCGATGCGCTGAATATCCTCTTCATCGAACTGTCGATGGCCGCCTTCACTGCGCTGAGGTTTCAGCAATCCATAACGACGTTGCCAGGCCCGCAGCGTTACAGGATTGATTGCGCATCGTTCAGCGACATCGCCAATACTGTAATGAGCCATAGGTCTCCTTTGTACATCTATTTAACACTTCACCTTAAACTAACCAATATCCTGAGCTTGTACAAACCCTTTTTTGTTGTACAAGAATTATGTGACTGTTTATCAACACTATTTATAATTTTCGAATGAAAAAAAAGCCCCGCTTCTGCGGGGCTTGTACAAAGGTGTAGCGGATGATTATAAGTCGGCTTTCTTTTCCGGCCAGGCCACCTGCGGGATTT
Coding sequences within:
- a CDS encoding MerR family transcriptional regulator; the encoded protein is MAHYSIGDVAERCAINPVTLRAWQRRYGLLKPQRSEGGHRQFDEEDIQRIEDIKRWIKSGVPVGKVKALLEAKEVAVDDGWSLQQEEMMAVLRRVNPANLRAKINEAGREHPVDALIDHVYTPVRQRLNLDQNTARAMSSLLDGALIEYAVSCVAQARLKPGKEALLIGWDTDDRTRLWLEAWRLSQRGWHIDVLAEPLDLPRPELFPGQHIFIWTGKTLTRRQQEQFEHWHEQGFTIVFHGK